The segment TTCAAACGGGCTTTCAGATTCATCTATGGTGATGTTTTGCACAATTTCTTCGTTTATGAGACCGGAGCTTTGCGCTTTTCTTTGTTTACTGCGCAGTTGGTCGATGCAGCGGTTGCGGCAGATAATGGTGACCCAGGAAAGCGCGTTTCCCCGGCTCTGGCTGAATTTATCCGAATGATTCCACAAGTATAAAAACAAATCCTGCAGCACATCTTCCGCCAGTTGCTGGTCTTTGAGTATTTTTACCGCCAGTCCGAAAAGGTGCGCCGAGTAGCGGTCGTAAAGGGTGGACAGAGCCCAGGTTTTTTTAGCAACAATTTCAGCGAACAGCTGTGAATCCGAAACCTGCGCGGTTTCT is part of the candidate division KSB1 bacterium genome and harbors:
- a CDS encoding sigma-70 family RNA polymerase sigma factor, whose amino-acid sequence is MKLDFAMEGKSQEETAQVSDSQLFAEIVAKKTWALSTLYDRYSAHLFGLAVKILKDQQLAEDVLQDLFLYLWNHSDKFSQSRGNALSWVTIICRNRCIDQLRSKQRKAQSSGLINEEIVQNITIDESESPFEIVSYNEKQKQVSGALQQLPEEQRRPIEMAYFEGLSQTEISAELQQPLGTIKTRMRLGMQKLRNLMKQTME